A single window of Nicotiana sylvestris chromosome 3, ASM39365v2, whole genome shotgun sequence DNA harbors:
- the LOC138887958 gene encoding uncharacterized protein, with amino-acid sequence MSVTDYEARFSELSHHALMIPTDAERVRRFVAGLHPTIRSGMARVVEMGTGYRLVVEIARRIEGYRLRGREQMQQVKRDRFSRELIGTPARGRGQFGRGYPSRPPFSVPPPARGALTRPYFSAMPESSYRPPAIQGSSSGYSGPPDSSGSYFSAMPETPAAQSPRGRGQASRGRPRGGGQVGRGQPATAQPGRGQPSGTPAKFYALPARPDALTSNTVIIGIIFVGGRYASVIFDPGSTYSYVSSLFARFLVVSPEPLGTLVHVSTPVGDSVVVDRINQFCVVTFYGFETRADLLLLDMIDFEVIMGMDWLSPYHAVLDCHAKTVSLVMLGLPRLEWKGSTVDTPSRVISFLKTRHIVEKGCLAYLAYVRDTIAESLTINSVPVVQEFADVFPSDLPGMPPDHDIDFCIDLASGTQPISIPLYRMAPKEVKELKELLEELLAKGFVRPSLNKVIIKNKYLLPRIDDLFDRLQGVRVFSKIDLSSGYHQLKIRYFDVPKTAFRTRYGHYEFLVMSFDLTNAPAAFMDLMNRPGGARAAFESSASDLARAEAIKARQFDDPHLEVLRETVLQGGAKEVSIGEDGVLQLQGRLCVPNVDGLRERILEEAHSLRYSIHPGAIKMYRDLRQHFWWRE; translated from the exons ATGTcggtgaccgattatgaggcgaggttctctgagttgtctcaccatgcactcatgatacccACAGATGCAGAGAGAGTGCGGAGATTTGTTGCGGGGTTACACCCCACTATCCGATCTGGTATGGCCCGAGTGGTAGAGATGGGTACAGGGTATCGGCTAGTGGTTGAGATTGCTCGCAGGATTGAGGGATATCGTctgaggggtagagagcagatgcagcaGGTTAAGAGGGATAGATTCTCTAGAGAGTTAATAGGTACCccggctaggggtagaggtcagtttgggaggggttaCCCCAGCAGGCCCCCATTTTCAGTACCACCACCTGCTCGGGGTGCTCTAACGCGCCCCTATTTCAGcgccatgccagagagttcttatCGCCCGCCAGCTATTCAAGGTTcctccagtgggtattcaggtcctCCGGATTCTTCTGGTTCCTATTTCAGTGCTATGCCGGAGA CACCAGCTGCCCAGTCACCTAGAGGTAGAGGGCAGGCTAGtagaggtcgtcctagaggtggaggccaggtagggagaggtcagccagctactgctcAGCCAGGTAGAGGCCAGCCATCCGGCACTCCAGCCAAATTCTATGCCCTTCCGGCCAGGCCAGATGCATTGACCTCAAATAccgtcatcataggtattattttCGTCGGTGGCAGGTATGCTTCGGTaatatttgatccagggtctacttattcatatgtatcgtctttgtttgctcgtttcctggttgtttctcctgagcctttgggcactcttgttcatgtgtccactcctgtgggtgattctgtggttgtggatcgaaTCAACCAGTTTTGTGTGGTCACCTTCTatggtttcgagactagagcagatcttttgttgcttgatatgatcgattttgaggtcatcatgggcatggattggttatctccatatcacgccgtcctagattgccatgccaagactgtttcaCTAGTGATGCTAGGGTTGCCGAGgttagagtggaagggttccacagttgatacacCTAGTCGGGTTATTTCTTTCCTGAAGACTCGGCATATAGTcgaaaaggggtgtttggcttatttagcTTATGTTCGAGACACCATCGCAGAGTCTCTGACGATTAATTCGGTACCAGTAGTCCAAGAGTTCGCCGATGtttttccttctgatcttcctggcatgcctCCAGATCATGATatcgatttctgtattgatttggcttcaGGCACTcaacctatatctattccactgtACCGTATGGCTCCTAAAGAagtgaaggagttgaaggagttgcttgaggagttgttggcaaaggggtttgttaggcccagt ttgaacaaagtcatcatcaagaacaagtatttattgcctcgtatcgatgatttgttcgatcggTTGCAAGGTGttagggtgttttctaagatcgacttgagttcagggtatcatcagctgaagattcggtactttgatgttccgaagactgcattccggactagatatggccattatgagtttctggtaaTGTCCTTTgacttgactaatgccccagcagcatttatggatttgatgaacagg cctgggggagcacgagcagcatttgaaaGCAGTGCTTCAGAtcttgcgagagcagaagct atcaaggcccgacagttcgatgatccacatttggaggttctcagagagacggtaCTTCAAGGAGGTGCCaaagaggtttctattggcgaggatggtgttttgcagCTTCAGGgccgtctatgtgttcctaatgtcgatggtctgagggagaggattctagaggaggcccacagtttgcggtattccattcatccgggtgccataaagatgtatcgtgacttgagacaGCATTTTTGGTGGCGAGAATGA